In one Fodinicola acaciae genomic region, the following are encoded:
- a CDS encoding bifunctional nuclease family protein, with product MNELHVVGVRVELPNNTPILLLKETSGERYLPIWIGAVEATAIAFEQQGVKLSRPLTHDLLRDVLVALDSPLQRVEITEVKENIFYADLVLRDDIRVSARPSDAIALALRVSAPISCAAEVLDSAGIIIPDEQEDEVEKFREFLDNISPDDFAGS from the coding sequence GTGAACGAGTTGCACGTAGTCGGCGTGCGAGTCGAACTTCCCAACAACACACCCATCCTGCTGCTCAAGGAGACCAGCGGCGAGCGTTATCTGCCGATCTGGATCGGCGCGGTGGAGGCCACCGCGATCGCCTTCGAGCAGCAGGGCGTGAAGCTGTCCAGGCCGCTCACCCATGACCTGCTGCGCGACGTGCTGGTCGCGCTCGACTCGCCGCTGCAGCGGGTGGAGATCACCGAGGTCAAGGAGAACATCTTCTACGCCGACCTGGTGCTCCGCGACGACATCCGGGTCAGCGCGCGGCCGTCGGACGCGATCGCGTTGGCGCTGCGGGTGAGTGCGCCGATTTCCTGCGCCGCCGAGGTGCTCGACTCGGCCGGGATCATCATCCCGGACGAGCAGGAGGACGAGGTGGAGAAGTTCCGCGAGTTCCTGGACAACATCTCGCCGGACGACTTCGCCGGCTCCTGA
- a CDS encoding MerR family transcriptional regulator codes for MLFVAEPERSDGRELIGYRGPTACSAAHITYRQLDYWARTGLVQPSIRSAAGSGSQRLYSFRDILVLKIVKRLLDAGVSLQNIRLAVDQLRSRGVRDLAQITLISDGTTVYECRSPEEVVDLLQGGQGVFGIAVSGAFREVEGELAHLPGERADGGVEVEPAVPDELAARRARRIG; via the coding sequence GTGCTGTTCGTCGCCGAGCCGGAGCGGTCCGACGGTCGGGAGCTGATCGGCTACCGCGGCCCCACCGCCTGCTCGGCCGCGCACATCACCTACCGGCAACTCGACTACTGGGCCCGCACCGGCTTGGTGCAGCCGAGCATCCGGTCCGCCGCCGGCTCCGGCTCGCAGCGGCTCTACAGCTTCCGCGACATCCTCGTCCTGAAGATCGTCAAGCGGCTGCTGGACGCCGGTGTCTCGCTGCAGAACATCCGGCTGGCCGTCGACCAGCTGCGCTCCCGCGGCGTACGCGACCTGGCGCAGATCACGCTGATCTCCGACGGCACCACCGTGTACGAGTGCCGGTCGCCGGAGGAGGTCGTCGACCTCCTGCAAGGCGGTCAGGGTGTCTTCGGCATCGCCGTGTCCGGCGCCTTCCGCGAGGTCGAAGGCGAGCTGGCGCACCTGCCCGGCGAACGCGCCGACGGCGGCGTCGAGGTCGAGCCGGCGGTGCCGGACGAGCTGGCCGCCCGCCGCGCCCGCCGCATCGGCTAG
- the thrS gene encoding threonine--tRNA ligase → MLRSLHAARFCDDDAGEGPGALIHAASKPRGECPGVFSWPLAHVNEETTMYDHRKLGRELGLFDSDPLIGAGLPYWLPAGATIRQVLEDYVRDAERRAGYQHVYSPVLGKRELYEISGHWSHYRDDMFPPMDLGGEQVVLRPSLCPHHALIYRSRSHSYRELPLRMAELGGMYRSELSGVLGGLTRVRSIQLNDAHIFCGLDQVAEEAAGALQMIRAAHADLGIAASRYRLSLPGPGGKYVAGADMWRRAEAMLLDVLDRTGIDYEAAEGEAAFYGPKIDVQIVDSAGRESTLSTVQIDFHQPERFGLEYVGADGAKHRPVMVHRSIIGSVERAVAQLIEVYGGAFPAWLAPVQLVAIPLSDDEVAAADALVRRCLALGLRAEVSAPERGSLGARIRDARLVPYQAIVGAKEAANDEASLRLRGGHRLDPLPTDDALALVRANVDAHAITP, encoded by the coding sequence GTGCTACGGTCGTTGCATGCAGCGCGCTTTTGTGACGACGACGCCGGAGAAGGTCCCGGCGCGCTGATCCATGCAGCTTCCAAGCCCCGGGGCGAGTGCCCCGGGGTTTTTTCGTGGCCACTCGCTCATGTCAACGAGGAGACCACCATGTACGACCACCGCAAACTCGGCCGCGAGCTCGGCCTGTTCGACTCCGACCCGCTGATCGGCGCCGGCCTGCCGTACTGGCTGCCAGCCGGCGCCACCATCCGCCAGGTGCTGGAGGACTACGTACGCGATGCCGAGCGCCGTGCCGGCTATCAGCACGTTTATTCGCCAGTGCTGGGGAAAAGAGAGCTGTACGAGATCTCCGGCCACTGGTCGCACTATCGCGACGACATGTTTCCGCCAATGGATCTGGGCGGCGAGCAGGTCGTGCTGCGGCCGAGCCTGTGTCCGCATCACGCGCTGATCTATCGCTCGCGATCGCACAGCTATCGCGAGCTGCCGCTGCGGATGGCCGAGCTCGGCGGCATGTATCGCTCGGAGCTGTCGGGCGTGCTCGGCGGGCTCACTCGCGTACGCTCCATCCAGCTCAACGACGCGCACATCTTCTGCGGCCTCGACCAGGTCGCCGAGGAGGCGGCTGGCGCGCTCCAGATGATCCGCGCCGCGCACGCCGACCTGGGGATCGCGGCCAGCCGCTATCGACTGTCGCTGCCAGGGCCCGGCGGCAAGTACGTGGCCGGGGCGGACATGTGGCGGCGCGCGGAGGCGATGCTGCTGGACGTGCTCGACCGCACCGGCATCGACTACGAGGCCGCCGAGGGCGAGGCGGCCTTCTACGGACCGAAGATCGACGTACAGATCGTCGACAGCGCGGGACGCGAGTCGACCCTGTCGACCGTACAGATCGACTTTCACCAGCCGGAGCGCTTCGGGCTGGAGTACGTCGGCGCGGACGGTGCCAAACACCGGCCGGTCATGGTGCACCGCAGCATCATCGGCAGCGTCGAACGAGCCGTCGCTCAGCTGATCGAGGTCTATGGCGGCGCGTTCCCGGCCTGGCTGGCGCCGGTGCAGCTGGTGGCGATCCCGCTGTCCGACGACGAAGTGGCCGCCGCGGACGCGCTCGTACGCCGGTGCCTTGCCCTGGGGCTGCGCGCTGAGGTGTCCGCACCGGAACGAGGAAGCCTCGGCGCTCGTATCCGGGACGCTCGGCTGGTGCCGTACCAGGCGATCGTCGGCGCCAAGGAGGCGGCGAACGACGAGGCGTCACTCCGGCTGCGTGGCGGCCACCGCCTCGACCCGCTGCCGACCGACGACGCTTTGGCCTTGGTCAGGGCCAACGTCGACGCCCACGCCATCACCCCGTAG
- a CDS encoding Lrp/AsnC family transcriptional regulator, translating to MTVDLDATDWAILVELQAGGRMPLTELGKRVNLSASATTERVRRLENTGVITGYRAEVDLAAAGFTVLAVVRLKYPGNQHEPLHKLLRERTEILECLRTTGDDCYSLKVAAASMPHLERIVDELAQFGSTTTNVVYSQPLPYRGPLAPPGAP from the coding sequence ATGACCGTGGATCTCGACGCGACCGACTGGGCCATCCTGGTCGAGCTGCAGGCCGGTGGCCGGATGCCGCTCACCGAGCTCGGCAAGCGGGTCAACCTGAGCGCGTCGGCGACGACCGAGCGCGTACGCCGGCTGGAGAACACCGGCGTCATCACCGGCTATCGCGCCGAGGTCGATCTCGCCGCCGCCGGCTTCACGGTGCTGGCCGTCGTACGGCTCAAATATCCTGGCAACCAGCACGAGCCACTGCACAAACTGCTGCGCGAGCGCACCGAGATCCTCGAGTGCCTGCGTACGACCGGCGACGACTGCTATTCGCTCAAGGTCGCGGCCGCCTCGATGCCGCACCTGGAGCGGATCGTCGACGAGCTGGCCCAGTTTGGCAGCACCACGACCAACGTCGTCTACAGCCAGCCACTTCCCTACCGCGGCCCACTCGCCCCACCGGGCGCCCCGTAA
- a CDS encoding LLM class flavin-dependent oxidoreductase has protein sequence MRLGVNVPNFGPGTDPGVLRAWGQTVEGLGFDLLMLSDHVSVTSDVAAQYPAPFYEPFTTLAWLAGSTTGIQLGTTVLVLPYRHPLLTARMAANLHDLSGGRFVLGVGVGWARQEYAALGVPFENRGALTDEYLHTITTVWRDEADYRATRIPIWVGGNSAAAIRRAVRFGAAWHPLRFRLDWFAEQVGKLDGVPLAPRIALRLTDKPLDDRLAGEGTIDQVVGDLQRLRELGARAVVLDPFCGDPDETRRPEVAWRALATVGAAFIEGDN, from the coding sequence GTGCGACTTGGCGTGAACGTGCCCAACTTCGGTCCGGGGACCGACCCTGGCGTGCTGCGTGCCTGGGGACAGACGGTGGAGGGCCTCGGTTTCGACCTGCTGATGCTCTCCGACCACGTCAGCGTGACATCGGACGTGGCCGCACAATATCCGGCGCCGTTCTACGAGCCGTTCACCACGCTCGCCTGGCTCGCCGGCAGCACGACCGGCATCCAGCTCGGCACGACCGTGCTGGTGCTGCCATATCGGCATCCGCTGCTGACCGCGAGGATGGCGGCCAACCTGCACGACCTCAGCGGCGGCCGGTTCGTGCTCGGGGTCGGTGTCGGCTGGGCCAGGCAGGAATACGCGGCGCTCGGTGTGCCGTTCGAAAATCGCGGCGCGTTGACCGACGAATACCTGCACACGATCACGACGGTGTGGCGCGACGAAGCCGACTACCGCGCCACGCGGATCCCGATCTGGGTCGGCGGCAACAGCGCGGCGGCGATCCGGCGAGCCGTACGGTTTGGTGCCGCGTGGCATCCGCTGCGGTTCCGCCTCGACTGGTTTGCCGAGCAGGTCGGCAAGCTCGACGGTGTGCCGCTCGCGCCACGGATCGCGTTGCGGCTGACCGACAAACCACTCGACGACCGGCTCGCCGGCGAAGGCACGATCGACCAGGTCGTCGGCGATCTGCAGCGGCTGCGAGAGCTCGGCGCGCGGGCCGTCGTGCTCGATCCGTTCTGCGGCGATCCGGACGAGACCCGGCGGCCGGAGGTCGCCTGGCGCGCGCTCGCGACCGTAGGAGCCGCATTCATCGAAGGAGACAACTGA
- a CDS encoding nucleoside deaminase, with translation MALTADDETFLRRAIELAVKAREGGDPPFASLLVGPDGQVLAEEHNTTIRDADISQHPEQKLARYAARELDPATAAKTTMYTSCQPCQMCTGAIERSGLGRVVFALSTEQLNSLRSPVAPPAIQYDGPALFDLARVPVEGYYP, from the coding sequence ATGGCGTTGACGGCTGACGACGAGACCTTTCTGCGGCGTGCGATCGAGCTGGCGGTGAAGGCGCGCGAAGGCGGCGATCCGCCGTTCGCGTCGCTGCTGGTCGGGCCGGACGGGCAGGTGCTGGCCGAGGAGCACAACACGACGATTCGCGACGCCGACATTTCGCAGCATCCGGAGCAAAAGCTGGCCAGGTACGCGGCGCGTGAGCTGGATCCGGCCACCGCGGCGAAGACCACGATGTACACGAGCTGCCAGCCATGCCAGATGTGCACGGGCGCCATCGAGCGGTCCGGCCTCGGGCGGGTGGTGTTCGCACTGTCCACCGAGCAGCTCAACAGCCTGCGCTCACCGGTCGCGCCGCCGGCGATCCAGTACGACGGACCGGCGTTGTTCGACCTGGCGCGGGTGCCGGTCGAGGGCTACTACCCGTGA
- the gcvP gene encoding aminomethyl-transferring glycine dehydrogenase, whose protein sequence is MTDRPTLDELTAGVPFARRHIGLTAADRQKMLSTVGYDSVDALLRAAVPASIWLDEPLDLPAAGTEASVTAELRAYAGRNKPMAQMIGLGYHDTITPPVIRRNVLENPSWYTAYTPYQPEISQGRLEALLTYQTMVEDLTGLPIANASLLDEATAAAEAMTLARRSSKAPKDAAFLVDSDVLPQTRAVVGTRADGLGIKLVDADLSAGLPDGDFFGVLVQYPGASGVVRDITDIVTQAHARQALVAVAADLLALTLLRTPGEFGADIAVGSSQRFGVPLMFGGPHAGYLSVRDGLQRMLPGRLVGVSKDADGAPAYRLALQTREQHIRREKATSNICTAQVLLANIAAFYAAWHGPEGLRLIAQRAHRYAAVLAAGLRNAGFQIEHESFFDTILVRTRGKAAHYVAAAAQRGINLRQAGDDLVGIACDETTTSERIAAVWSAFGVSDVDIAALDTATGDGLPEPLLRQSDYLRHEVFHSHRSETAMMRFLRGLAAKDYGLDRGMIPLGSCTMKLNAAVEMEPVSWPEFAGIHPLAPAEQTGGYAALVADLETWLAEATGYDAVSLQPNSGAQGELAGLLAIRAYHDANGDHHRDICLIPSSAHGTNAASAVMAGMKVVVVKCDDDGNVDLAHLRETLDKHRDDVAALMITYPSTHGVYEQAVAEVCAAVHDAGGQVYVDGANLNALLGVAKPGRFGGDVSHLNLHKTFCIPHGGGGPGVGPVAVRAHLADYLPGRGAVGPIAAAANGSAGILPISWAYLRLMGPDGLRAATGSAVLAANYLARRLSGHFPVLYSGTDGLVAHECILDLRPITKATGVTVDDVAKRLIDYGFHAPTMSFPVAGTLMVEPTESEDLAELDRFVAAMVAIKAEIDRVGAGEWPKDDNPLVNAPHTSATLAEDWSHPYDRQLAAFPAGVRPATKYWPPVRRIDGAYGDRNLVCSCPAPEAFED, encoded by the coding sequence ATGACCGACCGTCCCACGCTCGACGAGCTGACCGCCGGCGTGCCGTTCGCGCGCCGCCACATCGGCCTGACGGCCGCCGATCGACAGAAGATGTTGTCCACGGTCGGCTACGACTCGGTCGACGCGCTGTTGCGGGCCGCCGTGCCGGCGAGCATCTGGCTGGACGAGCCGCTCGACCTGCCGGCCGCCGGCACCGAGGCGTCGGTGACCGCGGAGCTGCGCGCGTACGCCGGCCGCAACAAGCCGATGGCGCAGATGATCGGGCTCGGCTACCACGACACGATCACGCCGCCGGTGATCCGCCGCAACGTGCTGGAAAACCCGTCCTGGTACACCGCCTACACGCCGTACCAGCCGGAGATCAGCCAGGGCCGGCTGGAGGCCCTGCTGACCTACCAGACGATGGTCGAGGACCTGACCGGACTGCCGATCGCGAACGCCAGTCTCCTGGACGAGGCGACCGCCGCCGCCGAGGCGATGACGCTGGCGCGCCGCTCGTCCAAGGCGCCGAAAGACGCGGCTTTCCTTGTCGACTCGGACGTTCTGCCGCAGACGCGCGCGGTGGTCGGCACCCGCGCCGACGGTCTCGGCATCAAGCTGGTCGACGCCGATCTCTCTGCCGGCCTGCCGGACGGCGACTTTTTCGGCGTACTCGTGCAATATCCCGGTGCCTCCGGAGTCGTACGCGACATCACCGACATCGTCACGCAGGCTCACGCGCGGCAGGCGCTCGTGGCGGTGGCCGCCGACCTGCTCGCGCTGACGCTGCTGCGTACGCCTGGCGAGTTCGGCGCGGACATCGCGGTCGGCTCGTCGCAGCGTTTCGGCGTGCCGCTGATGTTCGGTGGTCCGCACGCCGGCTACCTGTCGGTACGCGACGGCCTGCAGCGGATGCTGCCCGGCCGGCTGGTCGGCGTCAGCAAGGACGCCGACGGCGCTCCGGCCTACCGGCTCGCTCTCCAGACGCGTGAGCAGCACATCCGTCGCGAGAAGGCGACCAGCAACATCTGCACGGCCCAGGTGCTGCTGGCCAACATCGCCGCTTTCTACGCCGCCTGGCACGGACCGGAGGGCTTGCGGCTGATCGCGCAGCGCGCACACCGGTACGCCGCCGTGCTCGCCGCCGGCCTGCGCAACGCGGGCTTCCAGATCGAGCACGAGTCGTTCTTCGACACGATTCTGGTGCGTACGCGCGGAAAAGCGGCGCACTACGTCGCCGCGGCGGCGCAGCGCGGCATCAACCTCCGGCAGGCTGGCGACGACCTGGTCGGCATCGCCTGCGACGAGACGACGACCAGCGAGCGGATCGCCGCGGTGTGGTCGGCGTTCGGAGTGTCCGATGTGGACATCGCGGCGCTGGACACGGCGACTGGCGACGGCCTTCCCGAGCCGCTGCTGCGCCAGTCCGACTACCTGCGGCACGAGGTTTTCCACAGCCACCGCTCGGAGACCGCGATGATGCGTTTCCTGCGCGGGCTCGCGGCCAAGGACTACGGCCTGGACCGCGGCATGATCCCGCTCGGCTCCTGCACGATGAAGCTCAACGCGGCGGTCGAGATGGAGCCGGTCAGCTGGCCGGAGTTCGCCGGCATCCATCCGTTGGCGCCGGCCGAGCAGACCGGTGGATACGCGGCTTTGGTGGCAGACCTGGAAACGTGGCTGGCCGAGGCGACCGGCTACGACGCGGTCAGCCTGCAGCCCAACTCCGGCGCGCAGGGTGAGCTGGCCGGCCTGCTCGCCATCCGCGCGTACCACGATGCGAACGGCGATCACCACCGCGACATCTGCCTGATCCCGTCCTCGGCGCACGGCACCAACGCCGCTAGCGCCGTCATGGCCGGCATGAAGGTCGTGGTGGTGAAGTGCGACGACGACGGCAACGTCGACCTGGCGCACCTGCGCGAGACGCTGGACAAGCACCGCGACGACGTGGCGGCGCTGATGATCACATACCCGTCGACACACGGCGTCTACGAGCAGGCCGTGGCCGAGGTGTGCGCGGCGGTGCACGACGCCGGCGGCCAGGTGTACGTCGACGGAGCCAACCTCAACGCGCTGCTCGGGGTCGCCAAGCCGGGTCGCTTCGGCGGTGACGTGTCGCATCTCAACCTGCACAAGACCTTCTGCATCCCGCACGGCGGCGGTGGTCCCGGTGTCGGGCCGGTGGCCGTACGCGCGCACCTCGCCGACTACCTGCCGGGTCGCGGCGCGGTCGGTCCTATCGCCGCGGCGGCCAACGGCTCGGCCGGCATCCTGCCGATCTCGTGGGCCTACCTGCGGCTGATGGGCCCGGACGGGCTGCGCGCGGCGACCGGCAGCGCCGTGCTGGCGGCCAACTACCTGGCACGGCGGCTCTCGGGGCATTTCCCGGTGCTCTACAGCGGCACCGACGGCCTGGTGGCGCACGAGTGCATCCTCGACCTGCGGCCGATCACCAAGGCGACCGGCGTGACCGTGGACGACGTGGCGAAGCGGCTGATCGACTACGGCTTTCACGCGCCGACGATGTCGTTCCCGGTGGCCGGCACGCTGATGGTGGAGCCGACCGAGTCGGAGGACCTGGCCGAGCTGGACCGGTTCGTGGCGGCGATGGTCGCCATCAAGGCCGAGATCGACCGGGTCGGCGCCGGCGAGTGGCCAAAGGACGACAATCCGCTGGTGAACGCGCCGCACACGTCGGCGACGCTGGCCGAGGACTGGTCGCATCCGTACGACCGGCAGTTGGCTGCCTTCCCGGCCGGTGTCCGGCCGGCGACCAAGTACTGGCCGCCGGTGCGGCGGATCGACGGCGCCTACGGCGACCGCAACCTGGTCTGCTCGTGTCCGGCGCCGGAGGCGTTCGAGGACTGA
- a CDS encoding dihydrofolate reductase family protein: MSIIRLEMTMSVDGYVAGPRDSVETPMGVDGFRLFNWLDRREDPGPSGEVYAEAMATRALISGRRTYEHANHWHGDHHDGVPIFVLTHEVPDEPPPGSVRYVTDARECAAQARAAAGDGDVMVHGAGAAQALLRIGELDELHLHVVPVLLGQGRRLFDNLAADHVELELVRCLTTPSSDKPEHQVMHQLYRVR, from the coding sequence ATGAGCATCATCCGACTCGAAATGACCATGTCGGTCGACGGCTACGTCGCCGGACCACGAGACAGTGTTGAGACACCGATGGGCGTCGACGGTTTCCGGCTGTTCAACTGGCTCGACCGGCGCGAGGATCCCGGACCGAGCGGCGAGGTGTACGCCGAGGCGATGGCCACCCGCGCTCTCATCTCCGGCCGGCGCACATACGAGCACGCCAACCACTGGCACGGCGACCACCACGACGGCGTACCGATCTTCGTCCTGACCCACGAGGTGCCCGACGAGCCGCCGCCCGGCAGCGTCCGCTATGTCACCGACGCGCGCGAGTGTGCGGCGCAGGCGAGAGCGGCCGCCGGCGACGGCGACGTGATGGTGCACGGCGCCGGCGCGGCGCAGGCCCTCCTACGAATCGGCGAGCTCGACGAGCTGCACCTGCATGTCGTGCCGGTGCTGCTCGGGCAAGGGCGGCGGCTGTTCGACAACCTCGCCGCCGACCATGTCGAGCTGGAGCTGGTGCGCTGCCTGACCACGCCGTCGTCGGACAAGCCCGAGCATCAGGTCATGCATCAGCTCTATCGCGTTCGTTAG
- a CDS encoding helix-turn-helix transcriptional regulator: MINAQVRTRVRDDVVRLVHRGLPVSEFSRAAGDLLARAVPSEGSCLMTVDPATMLPTAEYVENGLPAAAMLRLVEIEVREPDYNKWVHLARSGRPAASLSEVTAGDLDLSLRQREVRRPGGFADELRVVLGNELATWGALTIFREAGRPNFTSTEVAFVSSMAGLIADGVRRGLLLEGANAGQDEVGVVVLDVDDGVSMSNGVADRWLRELETGDRAGARLPLVVLAVARQARAICASTSVDPRPAKVRARTRSGQWLVVRGSLLGSGPDAPVAVMLETARPAELAPLMVHAYGFTESERRITELVAQGLSTKQIANRLRVSAYTVQDHLKSIFAKSGTGSRGDLVARLFVDHYAVSLTATQSA; the protein is encoded by the coding sequence ATGATCAATGCGCAGGTCCGGACGCGGGTACGGGACGACGTCGTCCGGCTGGTGCACCGCGGCCTGCCGGTGTCCGAGTTCTCCCGTGCGGCCGGTGACCTGCTGGCCCGTGCCGTGCCGAGCGAGGGCAGCTGCCTGATGACGGTCGACCCAGCGACGATGCTGCCGACCGCGGAGTATGTGGAGAACGGTTTGCCGGCCGCCGCGATGCTGCGGCTGGTGGAGATCGAGGTGCGTGAGCCGGACTACAACAAATGGGTCCATCTCGCTCGATCCGGCCGTCCGGCGGCCAGCCTGAGTGAGGTGACGGCCGGCGATCTGGACCTCAGCCTGCGCCAGCGGGAGGTCCGCCGGCCCGGCGGCTTCGCCGACGAGCTGCGGGTGGTGCTCGGCAACGAGCTGGCGACCTGGGGTGCGCTGACGATCTTCCGCGAGGCGGGCCGGCCGAATTTCACCTCCACCGAGGTGGCATTCGTGTCGTCGATGGCCGGGCTGATCGCCGACGGAGTGCGCCGGGGTCTGTTGCTGGAAGGCGCAAACGCCGGTCAGGACGAGGTCGGTGTCGTCGTCCTCGACGTCGACGACGGCGTCAGCATGTCGAACGGCGTCGCGGATCGCTGGCTGCGCGAGCTTGAAACCGGCGACCGTGCCGGTGCGCGGTTGCCACTGGTGGTGCTGGCGGTCGCGCGACAGGCACGGGCCATCTGTGCCAGCACATCGGTGGACCCGCGGCCGGCGAAGGTGCGTGCACGTACACGATCAGGTCAGTGGCTGGTTGTCCGCGGTTCACTGCTCGGTAGCGGTCCGGACGCGCCGGTCGCGGTCATGCTGGAGACCGCTCGGCCGGCTGAGCTGGCGCCGCTGATGGTGCACGCGTACGGCTTCACCGAAAGCGAGCGGCGGATCACCGAGCTGGTGGCGCAGGGCCTGTCCACCAAGCAGATCGCCAACCGGTTGCGGGTGTCGGCTTACACGGTGCAGGACCATCTGAAGTCGATTTTCGCGAAGTCAGGCACCGGCTCGCGTGGCGACCTGGTCGCGCGGCTGTTCGTCGATCACTACGCCGTCTCGCTCACTGCGACACAGTCGGCGTAG
- a CDS encoding DUF5999 family protein gives MCSHEPACPDAQAPDHDAAHVVAAHPEQGWSLLCNGVIVFADCGEILPDGSAVAPCPRPAMHTAAHAAA, from the coding sequence ATGTGTTCGCACGAACCGGCCTGCCCCGACGCTCAGGCGCCTGACCACGACGCCGCGCACGTGGTGGCCGCTCACCCGGAGCAGGGCTGGAGCCTGCTGTGCAACGGCGTGATCGTCTTCGCCGACTGCGGCGAGATCCTGCCGGACGGCAGCGCGGTCGCTCCCTGTCCGCGTCCCGCCATGCACACCGCCGCGCACGCCGCGGCCTGA
- a CDS encoding TetR/AcrR family transcriptional regulator, whose translation MGNREDLLAGALTCLKDKGWARTTVRDIAAAAGVNHAAIGYHFGSRDALMTQAFMQAIEEWGEEVEAAVRASTDKDATPREQYEAFWRTAIASFRTNPKLWLATVEASIEAQHNPRIAEIIQEGMREGRSGLAAGLLGKPEESLDAEAKRTVGAVQMALMSGILIQWLFDPDSAPSGADIATGVTALAAHIGDAPSA comes from the coding sequence ATGGGAAACCGAGAGGACCTGCTGGCCGGCGCGCTCACCTGCCTGAAGGACAAGGGCTGGGCCCGCACGACGGTCCGCGACATCGCCGCCGCCGCCGGCGTCAACCACGCCGCGATCGGCTATCACTTCGGCTCTCGGGACGCGCTGATGACACAGGCGTTCATGCAGGCCATCGAGGAGTGGGGCGAGGAGGTCGAGGCCGCCGTACGCGCGTCCACAGACAAGGACGCGACGCCACGCGAGCAGTACGAGGCCTTCTGGCGTACGGCGATCGCGTCGTTCCGCACCAATCCCAAGCTGTGGCTGGCGACCGTCGAGGCGAGCATCGAGGCCCAGCACAACCCGCGGATCGCCGAGATCATCCAGGAAGGCATGCGCGAAGGCCGCAGCGGCCTCGCCGCCGGCCTGCTGGGTAAGCCGGAGGAATCACTGGACGCGGAGGCGAAGCGTACGGTCGGCGCCGTACAGATGGCGCTGATGTCCGGCATCCTGATCCAGTGGCTGTTCGATCCGGACAGTGCGCCGAGCGGCGCCGACATCGCGACCGGCGTGACCGCGCTGGCCGCGCATATCGGGGACGCTCCGTCCGCATAA
- a CDS encoding FAD-dependent monooxygenase, translated as MTTVLISGAGIAGPSLAFWLSRYGYDVTVVEQARGLRASGAAVDFRGDQMALLERMGILAEMRSYDTAMGDQLIVDAAGRQVSRLPSVIFSGELEIERGDLSGVLYRHTKDGVDYVFGDRITALDEQADSVYVTFEHRRARRFDLVVGADGQHSGVRRLAFGDGFQVDLGYYTAGFSMPNVLGLDHSARIYNEPGRYVNVSSARNPRRAAVSLVFASPELAYDRRDLAEQKRIIAEHYGATGWVVPQLLRELEKADDLYFASLSQIQMPRWSTGRIALLGDAAWCGGPGASGTGYAMLGAYTLAGELVSTGDHAVAFARYEEAMRPATTKSAKFATGAGKFLAPATEAKIRRRNRTYRFLSSRPMTGLINKLAKGHANTGDLADYQPLTTV; from the coding sequence ATGACCACGGTTCTGATCTCAGGTGCCGGCATCGCCGGTCCGTCGCTGGCCTTCTGGCTCAGCCGGTACGGCTACGACGTGACCGTCGTGGAACAGGCGCGCGGCCTGCGTGCCAGCGGCGCGGCGGTGGACTTCCGCGGCGACCAGATGGCGCTGCTGGAACGGATGGGGATCCTCGCGGAGATGCGGTCGTACGACACGGCCATGGGTGACCAGCTGATCGTCGACGCCGCCGGCCGCCAGGTGTCGCGGCTGCCGTCGGTGATCTTCAGCGGCGAGCTGGAGATCGAGCGCGGCGACCTCTCAGGTGTGCTCTACCGGCACACCAAGGACGGCGTCGACTACGTCTTCGGCGACCGGATCACCGCGCTGGACGAGCAGGCCGACAGTGTGTACGTCACCTTCGAGCACCGCCGCGCGCGGCGCTTCGACCTGGTGGTCGGCGCCGATGGCCAGCACTCCGGCGTACGACGGCTGGCATTCGGCGACGGCTTCCAGGTCGATCTCGGCTACTACACCGCCGGTTTCAGCATGCCGAACGTGCTCGGCCTCGACCACAGTGCGCGCATCTACAACGAGCCCGGCCGTTACGTGAACGTCAGCAGCGCGCGCAACCCGCGGCGCGCCGCGGTCAGCCTGGTCTTCGCGTCGCCGGAGCTCGCGTACGACCGGCGTGATCTGGCGGAGCAGAAGCGGATCATCGCCGAGCACTACGGCGCGACCGGCTGGGTCGTGCCGCAGCTGCTCCGGGAGCTGGAGAAGGCCGACGACCTGTATTTCGCCTCGCTCAGCCAGATCCAGATGCCGCGCTGGTCGACCGGCCGCATCGCGCTGCTCGGCGACGCGGCCTGGTGCGGCGGTCCCGGCGCCAGCGGCACCGGATACGCGATGCTCGGCGCGTACACGCTGGCCGGGGAGCTCGTCTCGACCGGTGACCACGCAGTCGCCTTCGCGCGCTATGAGGAGGCGATGCGGCCGGCCACGACGAAGTCGGCCAAGTTTGCCACCGGTGCCGGAAAGTTCCTGGCGCCGGCGACGGAGGCGAAGATCCGACGGCGCAACCGTACGTACCGATTCCTGTCGTCGCGGCCGATGACCGGGCTGATCAACAAGCTGGCCAAGGGCCACGCCAACACCGGCGACCTGGCCGACTACCAGCCGCTGACGACCGTGTGA